Proteins from a genomic interval of Arachis hypogaea cultivar Tifrunner chromosome 10, arahy.Tifrunner.gnm2.J5K5, whole genome shotgun sequence:
- the LOC112717066 gene encoding BTB/POZ domain-containing protein At1g50280: MQKPCDLKININDEEIFLLNKEVMSKFSGKIESQIQNKNNNKMMIEMNDFPCGPNGFELVSMFCYNNGKIPITVSNVLILHCSALYLDMTEEFFTNNLIQQTENFLDRIYHWTWNDTLLSLKSCVSFHSYAENCGILDKIMFALLAKIALNSDPSLLLLSPSSSPSSPENNNKRFSFQATPKTIRQSFPSKAWWFQDMDSLPPMIIDKFLRCIGGYKKHNNNLVLTRFLIDYLKKSVPPSRSKNGEYSSIAETAAYGVIFVGKNTFSCRTLFWVLRIVSCFGLSEGCRMEMEKLIGGNLEQARLDDLLVCGNHMGLYYDVNFVIRLVKLFVESNNNNNSESLEKMRKVGRLIDKYLREVSADQNLKISKFLGVAECLPDSARDCFDGLYRAIDIYLQSHPMIPFEERSRLCRCLNYNKLSFEICKDLAKNPKIPPRIAMQALISQKAKIPQSVFAVNEKGIMDHSQIILYNESNTNNLFLEEKEDMRLNLESMQLRVRELEKLCNQMKNQMSRFGVNSSNNNNGLLSPSCSGNGHRFC; this comes from the exons ATGCAGAAGCCTTGTGACTTGAAAATCAACATTAATGATGAGGAAATCTTCCTTTTGAACAAG GAGGTTATGTCAAAATTCAGTGGAAAAATAGAGAGTCAAATCCagaacaagaacaataataagatgATGATTGAAATGAATGATTTCCCATGTGGTCCAAATGGATTTGAGCTTGTTTCAATGTTCTGCTACAACAATGGCAAGATTCCAATCACAGTTTCCAATGTCCTTATCCTCCATTGCAGTGCACTCTACCTTGACATGACTGAAGAATTCTTCACCAACAATCTCATCCAACAAACAGAAAATTTTCTTGACAGAATCTATCATTGGACATGGAATGACACACTTTTGAGTCTCAAGAGTTGTGTTTCATTCCATTCCTATGCAGAAAACTGTGGAATCTTGGACAAGATCATGTTTGCATTGTTGGCAAAGATTGCTCTGAACTCTGATCCAAGCCTACTTCTGTTATCTCCTTCTTCGTCGCCGTCGTCGCCAGAAAACAATAACAAGAGGTTTTCTTTTCAGGCAACACCAAAGACTATAAGACAAAGTTTTCCAAGTAAAGCTTGGTGGTTTCAAGACATGGATTCTCTTCCTCCAATGATTATTGATAAGTTTCTCAGATGCATTGGCGGTTACAAGAAGCATAACAACAACTTAGTCCTCACAAGGTTCCTAATTGATTATCTGAAGAAATCAGTTCCTCCAAGTAGAAGCAAGAATGGTGAGTATTCGAGTATTGCCGAGACAGCTGCTTATGGAGTCATATTTGTTGGGAAGAACACATTTTCTTGCAGAACACTTTTCTGGGTGCTAAGGATTGTGTCTTGTTTTGGGCTTAGTGAAGGATGTAGAATGGAGATGGAGAAATTGATTGGTGGGAATCTTGAGCAAGCAAGATTGGATGATTTGTTGGTGTGCGGGAACCATATGGGGCTGTATTATGATGTTAATTTTGTTATAAGGTTAGTTAAATTATTTGTTGAgagcaacaataataataatagtgaaagTTTAGAGAAAATGAGGAAAGTTGGAAGGTTAATTGATAAGTATTTGAGAGAGGTATCAGCAGATCAGAATCTGAAGATCTCAAAGTTTCTTGGAGTTGCAGAGTGTTTGCCTGATTCTGCTAGAGATTGCTTTGATGGCCTCTACAGAGCCATTGACATCTATCTTCAG TCTCACCCAATGATTCCATTTGAAGAAAGATCAAGATTGTGCAGATGTCTTAATTATAATAAACTAAGTTTTGAAATTTGTAAAGATCTtgcaaaaaatccaaaaatacccCCAAGAATTGCAATGCAAGCACTTATTTCCCAAAAAGCAAAAATTCCACAAAGTGTTTTTGCAGTTAATGAAAAGGGCATAATGGACCATTCACAAATAATCTTGTACAATGAGTCCAACACAAACAACTTGTTCTTGGAAGAGAAAGAAGACATGAGACTAAACTTAGAAAGCATGCAATTAAGAGTAAGGGAGTTGGAGAAATTATGCAACCAAATGAAGAATCAAATGTCAAGGTTTGGTGTcaatagtagtaataataataatgggtTGCTTAGTCCTTCTTGTTCTGGAAATGGGCATAGATTCTGTTGA